A single genomic interval of Hydrogenispora ethanolica harbors:
- a CDS encoding D-alanyl-D-alanine carboxypeptidase family protein, giving the protein MRFKKTVILAVAALLGLMVGWTLPARAAFNIDARAAILMDPVSGRVLFAQDEHQRLPPASVTKVMTMLLILEDIHSGRAHWNDPITTSAVAATMGGSQVYLKEGETFPLKELFKTVAVVSANDSSAAIAEHLYGSVQDFVEAMNEKARELGLKNTHFANETGLPDPGHYSSAYDLAVISRELVQYPEIFEFTSIWLDKFRDGQFMLRNTNELIQVYRGCDGLKTGHTDEAKFCLSATAKRGDFRLLSVVLGAETNAKRLAESRRLLDYGYRNFQWKTIKESKGTAGQVSISAAQKQLVPVKLKGDLGTVVERGKDQLIETRIAVDPKLKLPVAAGGRIGTMTATLNGKTVARAPVYAVERVEQANFLTRLWRGLRDFFTGLFRKSAR; this is encoded by the coding sequence TTGCGTTTTAAAAAAACGGTAATTCTTGCGGTTGCGGCGTTGCTGGGGTTGATGGTCGGCTGGACTCTACCGGCCCGCGCCGCGTTTAACATCGACGCCCGGGCGGCGATCCTGATGGATCCGGTCAGCGGCCGGGTTTTATTCGCGCAGGACGAACACCAACGGTTGCCTCCGGCCAGCGTGACCAAGGTCATGACGATGCTCCTGATCCTGGAGGATATCCATTCCGGCCGGGCCCATTGGAATGATCCGATTACGACTTCGGCGGTGGCCGCCACAATGGGCGGTTCCCAGGTATACTTGAAAGAAGGTGAAACCTTTCCGTTAAAGGAATTGTTTAAAACCGTCGCCGTAGTATCGGCCAATGATTCCAGCGCCGCCATTGCCGAACACCTTTACGGGTCGGTCCAGGATTTCGTGGAAGCCATGAACGAGAAGGCCAGGGAGCTCGGGTTAAAGAACACGCATTTTGCCAATGAAACGGGGCTGCCCGATCCCGGGCATTACAGCAGCGCCTACGATCTGGCGGTCATCTCCCGCGAACTGGTTCAGTATCCGGAGATCTTCGAGTTCACCTCGATTTGGCTGGATAAATTCAGGGACGGGCAGTTCATGTTGCGCAATACCAACGAATTGATCCAGGTCTATCGGGGCTGCGACGGATTGAAGACCGGCCATACCGATGAAGCCAAGTTTTGCTTGTCGGCCACAGCCAAGCGGGGCGATTTTCGGCTGCTCAGCGTGGTGCTGGGAGCGGAGACCAATGCCAAACGGTTGGCGGAGAGCCGCCGCTTATTGGATTACGGCTACCGTAACTTTCAGTGGAAGACCATCAAAGAAAGCAAGGGAACGGCCGGACAGGTATCGATCAGCGCGGCCCAGAAACAGCTGGTGCCGGTGAAACTCAAAGGGGATTTAGGCACCGTGGTCGAGCGGGGCAAAGACCAGCTGATCGAGACCAGGATCGCGGTCGACCCCAAGCTGAAACTGCCGGTGGCTGCCGGAGGGAGGATTGGAACCATGACGGCGACCTTAAACGGAAAAACGGTGGCCCGGGCGCCGGTTTATGCGGTGGAACGGGTGGAACAGGCCAACTTTCTGACCCGCCTCTGGCGCGGGTTGAGGGATTTCTTTACGGGGCTGTTCCGGAAGAGCGCCCGGTAG
- a CDS encoding CGNR zinc finger domain-containing protein, which produces MDFLCIELVNSGWYITHKPFRDPLRDPVWLAEFLRRWDLTEVAAPSAVELDQLIALRGLLAEWIDSICRAKALTPEQLAAANRYLEAAPFHYRAELSEGRFQLVLKPARTDWDFVLAKSTASLFELLSQYPLDRIRQCGNPECRWVFYDESKSSTRKWCGNTCASLIKVRKFRERQKGG; this is translated from the coding sequence TTGGATTTTCTCTGCATTGAGCTGGTCAACAGCGGCTGGTACATTACCCATAAGCCGTTTCGGGATCCGTTGCGGGATCCGGTTTGGCTGGCCGAATTCCTCCGACGCTGGGATCTGACAGAAGTGGCGGCCCCGTCCGCCGTCGAGCTGGACCAGTTGATCGCCTTGCGCGGTTTGCTGGCGGAATGGATTGATTCGATCTGCCGCGCCAAAGCACTGACTCCGGAGCAACTGGCAGCAGCCAATCGCTACCTGGAAGCGGCGCCTTTCCACTACCGGGCAGAGCTATCGGAAGGCCGGTTCCAATTGGTTTTGAAACCCGCCCGAACGGATTGGGATTTTGTGCTGGCGAAGAGCACCGCCTCCCTATTTGAGCTGCTCTCCCAGTATCCCCTCGACCGGATCCGGCAATGCGGGAATCCCGAATGCCGCTGGGTGTTTTATGACGAGAGCAAGAGCAGCACCCGCAAATGGTGCGGCAACACCTGCGCTTCCCTGATCAAGGTACGGAAGTTTCGGGAGCGGCAAAAAGGCGGCTGA
- a CDS encoding ABC transporter ATP-binding protein: MPVVTVSGLTKRFQTKVKQPGLSGSVRSLLRPEYQTIDAVRGISFTVERGEILGFIGPNGAGKSTTIKMLTGILRPTAGQLRVLGLNPGRDRVRLAFHIGSVFGQKSQLWFHLPPADSFQLLAGIYEIPAPDYQKRLDFLVDLFELGELLSIPVRRLSLGQRVRCEIAASLLHQPEIIFLDEPTIGLDVVVKQRIRDLIVKLNREEKTTIFLTSHDVGDIEQLCHRVMIINHGAIVLDEPIQHLKSHYLNKKVISVRYSQTVRIDLPGLVQWKEDGTSEGHGYAARIEVDTLTQNLSQVIAQLLSYGEVADITISDQPLEQIIAAIYTGGPELPPERGRVADA; the protein is encoded by the coding sequence ATGCCCGTTGTGACCGTCTCCGGGCTGACCAAAAGGTTTCAGACCAAGGTAAAGCAACCGGGGTTATCCGGCAGCGTCCGCTCTTTGCTCCGCCCCGAATACCAGACCATCGACGCGGTCCGGGGGATCTCCTTTACCGTGGAGCGCGGCGAAATCCTCGGCTTTATCGGTCCCAATGGCGCCGGAAAATCGACCACCATCAAGATGTTGACCGGTATTCTCCGCCCGACCGCCGGGCAGCTCCGGGTGCTCGGCTTAAACCCGGGCCGCGACCGGGTGCGGCTCGCCTTTCATATTGGGAGCGTCTTCGGGCAGAAATCACAACTCTGGTTCCATCTGCCCCCGGCGGATAGTTTTCAGTTGCTGGCCGGGATCTATGAGATCCCCGCGCCGGATTATCAAAAACGCTTGGACTTCTTGGTCGACCTCTTCGAGTTGGGAGAGCTGCTGTCCATCCCGGTCCGCCGGCTCTCCCTGGGGCAACGGGTCCGTTGTGAGATCGCCGCTTCCCTGCTGCATCAGCCGGAGATCATCTTTCTGGACGAACCGACCATCGGTCTGGATGTAGTGGTCAAACAGAGGATTCGCGACCTCATCGTCAAGCTCAATCGCGAAGAAAAAACCACCATCTTTCTGACCAGCCATGACGTGGGAGATATTGAGCAGCTCTGCCACAGGGTGATGATCATCAACCATGGCGCGATCGTCCTGGATGAACCGATCCAACACCTGAAATCCCATTATTTAAACAAAAAAGTGATCAGCGTGCGATATAGCCAAACGGTCCGGATCGATCTGCCGGGACTGGTCCAATGGAAGGAGGACGGGACCAGCGAGGGGCACGGTTATGCGGCACGGATCGAAGTCGATACGCTCACCCAGAATCTGAGTCAGGTCATCGCCCAGCTGCTCTCCTACGGCGAGGTGGCCGACATCACCATCTCCGATCAGCCGCTGGAACAGATCATTGCCGCCATTTATACGGGCGGGCCCGAATTGCCGCCGGAAAGGGGCCGTGTTGCCGATGCCTGA
- a CDS encoding ABC transporter permease, translated as MPEVIALTLRKARKYGLVARTSLQNSLAYRANFIFDSFFYAFIVFIFMQLWRSIFHRGGSIAGYSYSQILWYLIITEMLTFSQSNVFEDLNQDIKSGNIAYLLNKPFHYLLYQCANGTGPILVKWLINGLTGLALGSLWIGPLAGFSPIRLPLLLLAMANGLLLNFLAMACLGLSAFWLEENTAFYWIYQKLTFIVGLFLPLEFLPAWAQRIALWLPFSYVNYGPAKLVVAFSGPAFIRIVTVQFLYILGLAALAGWIFRRGVKRINVNGG; from the coding sequence ATGCCTGAAGTGATCGCTTTGACGCTCCGGAAAGCCCGGAAATATGGGCTGGTCGCCCGGACCAGCCTCCAGAACAGTCTGGCCTACCGCGCCAACTTCATTTTTGACAGCTTCTTCTACGCCTTTATCGTCTTTATCTTCATGCAGCTCTGGCGATCCATCTTCCATCGGGGCGGCTCCATCGCCGGATATTCGTACTCCCAGATCCTTTGGTATCTGATCATCACCGAGATGCTCACTTTTTCCCAAAGCAATGTATTTGAGGACCTGAACCAGGATATCAAGAGCGGCAACATTGCTTACCTGCTGAATAAGCCCTTTCATTACCTGCTCTATCAGTGCGCCAACGGAACTGGCCCGATCCTTGTGAAATGGCTGATTAACGGGCTGACCGGACTGGCTTTGGGCTCGCTCTGGATTGGGCCGTTGGCGGGCTTTTCCCCGATCCGCCTCCCCTTGCTCCTCCTCGCGATGGCCAATGGCTTGCTCTTGAACTTTCTGGCAATGGCTTGCCTGGGGTTGAGCGCTTTTTGGCTGGAGGAGAACACCGCCTTTTACTGGATCTATCAAAAACTCACCTTCATTGTGGGCTTGTTTCTCCCGCTCGAGTTTCTGCCCGCCTGGGCGCAACGGATCGCGCTGTGGCTGCCCTTTTCTTACGTCAATTACGGCCCGGCCAAATTGGTGGTGGCTTTCTCCGGCCCAGCCTTCATCCGGATCGTTACGGTCCAATTCCTCTATATCCTGGGGCTGGCGGCCTTGGCCGGATGGATTTTTCGGAGAGGAGTGAAGCGAATCAATGTCAACGGCGGATAA
- a CDS encoding ABC transporter permease, which yields MSTADNPKEKEHGSASLGKHLQLFGAYLRFNLAAAMEYRGSFLLQVFGMIVNNAAFIIFWAALFSKVPRIGNYGFREVMFLWALVSASFGLAHICFGNIGQVSRMILQGELDTYLLQPKDVCLNLIASRSIVSAWGDLAYGILLFVTVFGFEPLRLGLFFAFTVGSGLLMGSVIFSAQVLTFFVGNSSAISRLVTEFVISFTLYPECIYRGPVRWVLYSLIPAGFIVFVPLRIMQAFSWPALGLLVGVDLAYVCLSYWLFRIGLRRYESGNLIGTRM from the coding sequence ATGTCAACGGCGGATAATCCCAAGGAGAAAGAGCACGGCAGCGCGAGCCTCGGGAAGCATTTGCAATTATTCGGGGCTTACCTCCGGTTCAACCTGGCGGCGGCCATGGAGTACCGGGGCAGCTTTCTGTTGCAAGTCTTCGGGATGATCGTAAACAACGCCGCTTTCATCATTTTCTGGGCGGCGCTCTTCAGCAAGGTTCCGCGGATCGGGAACTACGGTTTCCGGGAGGTGATGTTCCTGTGGGCGCTGGTCTCCGCCTCCTTCGGGCTGGCCCATATCTGCTTCGGCAACATCGGCCAGGTCTCCCGGATGATCCTCCAGGGCGAGCTCGACACCTATCTGCTCCAGCCGAAGGACGTCTGTCTCAATCTGATCGCTTCCCGCAGCATCGTCTCGGCCTGGGGGGACCTGGCTTACGGGATCCTCCTCTTCGTGACGGTCTTTGGCTTTGAACCGCTGCGGCTGGGGTTGTTCTTCGCTTTCACCGTCGGCAGCGGACTGTTGATGGGGAGCGTCATCTTTTCCGCCCAGGTATTGACCTTTTTTGTCGGAAACTCCTCCGCCATTTCCCGCCTGGTCACGGAATTTGTGATCAGTTTCACCCTCTATCCGGAGTGCATTTATCGCGGCCCGGTCCGTTGGGTGCTCTATAGTTTGATACCCGCGGGGTTCATCGTCTTTGTACCGCTCCGGATCATGCAGGCCTTCTCCTGGCCGGCCCTGGGGCTGCTCGTCGGCGTGGATCTGGCTTATGTCTGCTTGAGTTACTGGCTATTCCGGATCGGCCTCCGGCGCTATGAATCGGGCAATCTGATCGGAACGCGGATGTAA